In Thermobaculum terrenum ATCC BAA-798, one genomic interval encodes:
- a CDS encoding Gfo/Idh/MocA family protein, with the protein MIGIGILGAAHIHTPNFAQRLRNRESVRVVAVWDHDGERAQRYATMFGAQLASTPEQVLTNSQVEAVIICAETSRHADLVLETTAARKHLFVEKPLAARAEEAFELARAIEAAGVKFQTGYFMRSHPINRFLKQEIAQGRFGRITRVRASNGHAGALLGWFDTEWRWMADLNDAGVGGFGDLGSHALDLMLWLLEGDFVRSATACIGNATGRYGETDEFGEGLLDFSSGAVGTVAAGWVDLDNPAQLIVSGTRAHAAVVNGELYYKCEEIEGADGRTPWADLPEPLPHAFELFLDALEGQDVPLVTPMEAARVVSVMDAMYEGSARKSWVTPRWD; encoded by the coding sequence ATGATAGGCATAGGCATACTTGGGGCAGCGCACATCCATACCCCCAACTTCGCGCAGCGGCTGCGCAACCGTGAGTCCGTCCGCGTGGTGGCCGTGTGGGACCACGATGGCGAGAGGGCTCAGAGGTACGCCACGATGTTCGGCGCGCAGCTGGCCAGCACGCCCGAGCAGGTGCTGACCAACTCCCAGGTCGAGGCGGTCATCATCTGTGCCGAGACCAGCAGGCACGCCGACCTCGTGCTGGAGACGACCGCCGCGCGCAAGCACCTGTTCGTGGAGAAGCCGCTGGCGGCACGGGCCGAGGAGGCCTTCGAGCTCGCGCGGGCGATCGAGGCCGCGGGCGTCAAGTTCCAGACCGGCTACTTCATGCGGAGTCACCCCATCAACAGGTTCCTCAAGCAGGAGATCGCCCAGGGACGCTTCGGGCGCATCACCCGCGTGAGGGCCTCCAACGGCCACGCGGGCGCCCTGCTCGGCTGGTTCGACACGGAGTGGCGATGGATGGCCGACCTCAACGATGCGGGGGTGGGAGGCTTCGGCGACCTCGGGAGCCACGCGCTGGATCTGATGCTGTGGCTGCTCGAGGGGGATTTCGTCCGCTCCGCCACCGCCTGCATCGGCAACGCCACCGGCAGGTACGGGGAGACCGACGAGTTCGGCGAGGGACTGCTGGATTTCAGCAGCGGGGCGGTGGGCACCGTGGCCGCCGGTTGGGTCGACCTGGACAACCCCGCCCAGCTGATCGTGAGCGGCACGCGCGCCCACGCTGCGGTGGTCAACGGCGAGCTGTACTACAAGTGCGAGGAGATCGAGGGCGCCGACGGCCGCACCCCCTGGGCGGACCTGCCGGAGCCCCTGCCGCACGCCTTCGAGCTGTTCCTCGATGCCCTCGAGGGGCAGGACGTCCCCCTGGTCACCCCCATGGAGGCCGCCAGGGTGGTCTCCGTGATGGATGCGATGTACGAGGGCTCGGCACGCAAGTCCTGGGTCACGCCCCGGTGGGACTAG
- a CDS encoding DeoR/GlpR family DNA-binding transcription regulator, producing MLTEERKRFILETLAREGKVLAHDLSKKLGVSDDTIRRDLRDLAREGLLVRVHGGALPRSQSITAPYSARQQQEPVVKAAIAEAAAKLVENGQVIILDGGTTTLQVAQHLPKDLHATVVTNSPPIAVALGEHPYVEVVVLGGRLYKHGMSTVGAATLQEIQMIRADLCMLGVGGLHPELGLTTDNLEEAHVKRAMVASAAEVVALASAEKIMAAQPYIVAPLADLTHVVTEASVPREELAPFEAAGLTIILA from the coding sequence ATGCTCACTGAGGAGAGGAAGCGTTTTATTTTAGAGACTCTGGCCCGCGAAGGGAAGGTGCTGGCGCACGACCTCAGCAAGAAGCTCGGGGTCTCCGACGACACCATCCGCAGGGACCTGAGGGACCTGGCCCGCGAGGGGCTGCTGGTGAGGGTCCACGGGGGAGCCCTCCCGAGGTCACAGTCGATCACGGCGCCCTACTCGGCCCGCCAGCAACAGGAGCCGGTGGTGAAGGCGGCGATCGCCGAGGCGGCCGCCAAGCTGGTGGAGAACGGCCAGGTGATCATCCTGGACGGCGGGACCACCACCCTGCAGGTGGCTCAGCACCTCCCCAAGGACCTGCACGCCACGGTGGTCACCAACAGCCCCCCCATCGCGGTGGCCCTGGGCGAGCACCCTTACGTGGAGGTGGTGGTCCTGGGCGGCAGGCTGTACAAGCACGGCATGTCCACGGTGGGCGCGGCCACCTTGCAGGAGATCCAGATGATCAGGGCGGACCTGTGTATGCTGGGCGTCGGTGGGCTGCATCCGGAGCTGGGGCTGACGACGGACAACCTGGAGGAGGCCCACGTCAAGAGGGCCATGGTGGCCAGCGCCGCCGAGGTGGTGGCCCTGGCCTCCGCCGAGAAGATCATGGCCGCCCAGCCCTACATCGTGGCGCCTCTGGCCGACCTGACGCACGTGGTGACCGAGGCCTCCGTGCCCCGCGAGGAGCTAGCGCCTTTCGAGGCCGCTGGGCTGACGATCATCCTGGCTTAG
- a CDS encoding RecQ family ATP-dependent DNA helicase, translating into MSAEHPQLEDLLEKFGHQEFKDGQREALRALLSGRDVIAILPTGAGKSLIYQLASQLLPGVTLVVTPLLALMSDQLEAMEEVGVKAVGFSSLYPETREALEGIKRGEIKLVYVTPEGATGGNLREELDDRPVSLFVVDEAHCISEWGYDFRPSYLQLGEVVEEVGRPPVLALTATATPWVRQDIARTLGMRDPLVVAHGFDRPNLFLQVHRLEQHEDERQVLEALLSGQVEAYTEEVSARIRRALEGPGLIYTNTTRAAEETAGWLKEMGIPAGYYHGRRRKSERERVQQDFMEGKLRVVVATNAFGMGIDKPDVRFVIHRDAPASLEAYYQEAGRAGRDGEFAFCCLLHKDEDLEKAAFMAGSSDLTLDEVRQVYQALRKIRRRELEDIQEETGLGRSLIVRALMALERSGFIRQEEDRILLTRKRFDPQQVSLEEEHARREYERSRLEMMRSYMESPGCRREFILNYFGEQMRGERCNMCDNDLLGRRPRASRVDHPFEVGQRVRHPSLGDGTVHRIEGDKITVLFASKGYRELSLEHIVREGLLAPLSQDDRQPSGLERR; encoded by the coding sequence ATGTCCGCAGAACACCCCCAACTTGAGGATCTACTGGAGAAGTTCGGCCATCAGGAGTTCAAGGACGGCCAACGAGAGGCTCTCAGAGCGCTGTTGTCCGGAAGGGACGTCATAGCCATCCTGCCCACGGGCGCCGGCAAGTCGCTGATCTACCAGCTGGCATCGCAGCTGCTGCCGGGGGTGACGCTGGTGGTCACCCCCCTGCTGGCGCTGATGAGCGACCAGCTAGAGGCCATGGAGGAGGTGGGCGTGAAGGCCGTGGGCTTCAGCAGCCTCTATCCCGAGACCCGCGAGGCGCTGGAGGGCATCAAGCGCGGGGAGATCAAGCTGGTGTACGTCACCCCAGAGGGGGCCACGGGCGGCAACCTCCGGGAGGAGCTGGACGACAGGCCGGTCTCGCTCTTCGTGGTGGACGAGGCCCACTGCATCTCGGAGTGGGGGTACGACTTCCGCCCCTCCTACCTGCAGCTGGGGGAGGTGGTCGAGGAGGTGGGGCGTCCGCCGGTGCTGGCGCTCACGGCCACCGCCACCCCGTGGGTGAGGCAGGACATCGCCCGGACGCTGGGGATGCGCGATCCGTTGGTGGTGGCCCACGGCTTCGACCGCCCCAACCTGTTCCTGCAGGTGCACCGGCTGGAGCAGCACGAGGACGAGCGGCAGGTGCTGGAGGCGCTGCTCTCCGGCCAGGTGGAAGCCTACACCGAGGAGGTGAGCGCGCGCATCAGGAGGGCGCTGGAGGGCCCGGGGCTGATCTACACGAACACCACCAGGGCCGCCGAGGAGACGGCCGGGTGGCTCAAGGAGATGGGCATCCCCGCGGGCTACTACCACGGCAGGCGCCGCAAGAGCGAGAGGGAGCGTGTGCAGCAGGATTTCATGGAGGGCAAGCTCAGGGTGGTGGTCGCGACCAACGCCTTCGGGATGGGGATAGACAAGCCCGACGTGCGCTTCGTGATCCACCGCGACGCGCCCGCCAGCCTGGAGGCCTACTACCAGGAGGCCGGCCGGGCGGGCAGGGATGGCGAGTTCGCGTTCTGCTGCCTGCTGCACAAGGACGAGGACCTTGAGAAGGCGGCGTTCATGGCGGGCTCAAGCGACCTGACTCTGGATGAGGTGAGGCAGGTGTACCAAGCGCTGCGCAAGATCAGGCGGCGGGAGCTGGAGGACATCCAGGAAGAGACGGGCCTGGGAAGGAGCCTGATCGTGAGGGCGCTGATGGCGCTGGAGCGCAGCGGCTTCATCCGGCAGGAGGAAGACCGGATACTTCTCACGCGGAAACGCTTCGATCCCCAGCAGGTGTCGCTGGAGGAGGAGCACGCCCGCAGGGAGTACGAGCGCAGCCGGCTGGAGATGATGCGCTCCTATATGGAGTCGCCCGGCTGTCGAAGAGAATTCATCCTCAACTACTTCGGGGAGCAGATGCGGGGCGAGCGCTGCAATATGTGCGACAACGACCTGCTGGGCAGGCGGCCGCGGGCCTCGCGCGTGGACCACCCGTTCGAGGTCGGCCAGAGGGTGAGGCACCCCTCCCTGGGTGACGGCACGGTCCACAGGATAGAGGGCGACAAGATCACCGTGCTGTTCGCGAGCAAGGGGTACCGAGAGCTCTCCCTGGAGCACATCGTGCGGGAGGGCCTGCTGGCGCCCCTAAGCCAGGATGATCGTCAGCCCAGCGGCCTCGAAAGGCGCTAG
- a CDS encoding CGNR zinc finger domain-containing protein yields the protein MHDQGAPGDLELVRAFVNTLDMEDGREELTDPRSLRDWLEAHGLLHGDAELGEDDLRAALTFRECLRDLLAANNCHPLPADTVGKLNQLVGAIRVAFRFDPDGGLDLEPCSSGVYEALGHMLAIIYAAMLEGTWQRLKVCRDEGCQWAFYDHSKNRSGTWCTMQVCGSRNKARNYRSRKRAQATAR from the coding sequence ATGCATGATCAAGGTGCCCCTGGCGATCTGGAGCTCGTCAGGGCTTTCGTCAACACGCTGGACATGGAGGATGGTCGCGAGGAGCTGACGGATCCCCGGAGCCTGCGGGATTGGCTGGAGGCTCACGGCCTCCTGCATGGCGACGCGGAGCTGGGGGAGGACGACCTGCGGGCGGCGCTCACCTTCCGCGAGTGCCTGCGAGACCTGCTGGCGGCCAACAACTGCCACCCCCTGCCCGCTGACACGGTCGGGAAGCTCAACCAGCTGGTGGGCGCCATCCGGGTGGCCTTCCGGTTCGACCCCGACGGCGGGCTGGACCTGGAGCCCTGCTCCTCGGGGGTGTACGAGGCTCTGGGGCACATGCTGGCGATCATCTACGCCGCGATGCTCGAGGGGACCTGGCAGCGGCTGAAGGTCTGCCGGGACGAGGGCTGCCAGTGGGCCTTCTATGACCACTCCAAGAACAGGTCGGGTACGTGGTGCACGATGCAGGTGTGCGGCAGCCGCAACAAGGCCAGGAACTACCGGTCGCGTAAGCGGGCGCAGGCTACAGCCCGCTGA
- a CDS encoding 2-hydroxy-3-oxopropionate reductase produces MERIGFIGLGIMGKPMARNLLKAGYQLVVHNRSRGPVEELQREGAEGAGSPAEVAERSDVIITMLPDTPDVRQVVEGEQGVLEGIRQGSLLIDMSTISPIATREIASRVEERGARMLDAPVSGGDVGAQQGTLSIMVGGREEDFQRALPIFQVLGKTITYLGPSGSGQVVKACNQIVVALTIEAVSEALVLGAKAGVDPAKIVQVLMGGMAGNRVLEMRKDNFLGHTFNPGFKVALHHKDLGIALQTGRELGVPLPATALVDQAFAALEARGRSQQDHTALITFIEELASYSPQYE; encoded by the coding sequence ATGGAGAGGATAGGCTTTATAGGGCTGGGCATCATGGGCAAGCCCATGGCCAGGAACCTGCTGAAGGCGGGCTACCAGCTGGTGGTGCACAACCGCAGCCGCGGGCCCGTGGAGGAGCTGCAGCGCGAGGGCGCCGAGGGCGCGGGCTCGCCCGCCGAGGTGGCCGAGCGGTCCGACGTGATCATCACCATGCTGCCGGACACCCCCGATGTGCGCCAGGTGGTGGAGGGCGAGCAAGGGGTGCTGGAGGGCATCAGGCAGGGCTCACTGCTGATCGACATGAGCACCATCTCGCCCATCGCCACGCGCGAGATAGCCAGCAGGGTCGAGGAGAGAGGCGCACGCATGCTGGACGCGCCCGTGAGCGGCGGGGATGTGGGCGCCCAGCAGGGCACGCTCTCCATAATGGTCGGCGGCAGGGAGGAGGACTTCCAGCGCGCTCTGCCTATCTTCCAGGTGCTGGGCAAGACGATCACCTACCTGGGCCCCAGCGGCTCGGGGCAGGTCGTGAAGGCCTGCAACCAGATAGTCGTGGCGCTCACGATCGAGGCCGTCAGCGAGGCCCTGGTGCTGGGGGCGAAGGCGGGCGTGGACCCTGCCAAGATCGTGCAGGTGCTCATGGGAGGCATGGCCGGCAACAGGGTGCTGGAGATGCGCAAGGACAATTTCCTGGGCCATACCTTCAACCCGGGCTTCAAGGTAGCGCTCCACCATAAGGACCTGGGGATAGCCCTGCAGACGGGGCGGGAGCTGGGTGTGCCCCTGCCGGCCACAGCCCTGGTGGACCAGGCCTTCGCGGCGCTCGAGGCCAGGGGAAGGTCGCAGCAGGACCACACGGCCCTCATCACGTTCATCGAGGAGCTGGCCAGCTACTCCCCCCAGTATGAATAA